The proteins below come from a single Verrucomicrobiia bacterium genomic window:
- a CDS encoding Ig-like domain-containing protein, whose protein sequence is MPLTGFVRFCRTLLAECFLVLTLTASALAATATPSNDLFAARLDLADQPASMTVQLGSPGLERNEPRLKRGGGRTLWWSYTAPADGALLLDAASSSVDESVAIGAFSGESLRSLRKIVEGRTALRILVTAGRTYQICTDVLNRAAQTLYLDHRFVAAVENDRFSRRISLKGSSPTAAANSAAATLERGEARRSGRAGASVWYTWTAPANGWVYAVAQGDGWVPLIAISEGSSISRLKEIAASARSDNPARPAVVGFRAIAGRAYEISIDGGRAPGYSDWGPFELQLVFTTLHLTSPVEGMTYRGESLPPLVVSGLHPDIEGELRGVEIQLHRIGGEGPAIFSATNPPFAASPYSMLPGNYVAIAIGTNNEGREFVSPAVTFKILPAHDRFESAFQMPHYPSSWSGDLALAGFEKNEPRPYKDVAGSVWSRWTAPLSAPVDITLRSAAQARVAAFKGGSLKSLKQIQLRSTSPESFQFNAIAGETYHFAVYHRGSRASVLPAPFELSFGMPLVEIASPADQAVITDRQALPLGIRLLYLEPGSVDTVRYFINGIPVGTNTAPPFDNSISNLWPGTHTVHARVQLSDTGEIETPRVSVKVLLANDHFANAAPLEGEFITFAQLHGATAEPDESLVGFGYKSAWWTWMAPESGRFRIHAEGHTNMVWLHVFTGTSLEHLETVNSGPMQVTSFLEFVAVAGTTYHIALQAEKPSDGTLRMRMIRPPVNDHFASRTEIFGTNALLAAHLLEATQEPGEPVPPFGCGYTGRSVWWTWTALESGEVRIDARSVDCIRIGAFTGNSITNLAMVAFESDWLSFEAVAGVTYQLVMNNSRELENIEAQFTFIPKPINDAFVDRIRLEGTSIAVTSAILGAGFETGEPVHLDWWFGPRSAWYEWTAPASGTVRITSFSTFPTAVLDAYEGDTFETLRSLNIGWNPQQFTAVAGRTYYLALGSYGILHEPVSFQMDLLPSALHAGAGGAVNSSSRPGLNTLTPALPIELIRVGETRIELRWPARAKLESASSPDPAGSWTAVDGDAAVEIGGQRRLQMPATNTAQFFRLR, encoded by the coding sequence ATGACGGTGCAGCTGGGATCGCCAGGACTCGAACGAAATGAGCCACGGCTGAAGCGCGGAGGCGGGCGGACCCTGTGGTGGAGCTACACGGCGCCTGCGGATGGTGCCCTCCTGTTGGATGCCGCCAGTTCGTCTGTCGATGAGTCAGTCGCGATCGGAGCTTTCTCAGGCGAGTCGTTGCGGAGCCTTCGAAAGATTGTTGAGGGAAGAACCGCGCTAAGGATACTGGTCACGGCTGGACGTACTTACCAGATCTGCACCGACGTTCTGAATCGCGCCGCGCAAACATTGTACCTCGATCATCGATTTGTCGCTGCCGTGGAAAACGATCGGTTCTCTCGTCGGATTTCCCTGAAAGGATCTTCGCCAACGGCTGCTGCCAATTCAGCCGCGGCGACGCTGGAACGTGGTGAAGCGCGTCGCTCGGGCCGTGCTGGCGCGTCGGTATGGTACACATGGACAGCGCCTGCCAACGGATGGGTTTACGCAGTCGCGCAAGGGGATGGGTGGGTTCCCTTGATCGCAATCTCCGAGGGATCGAGCATTTCGAGACTTAAAGAGATTGCGGCTTCGGCTCGTTCAGATAACCCGGCAAGACCGGCGGTTGTCGGATTCCGCGCGATCGCTGGACGTGCGTATGAAATTTCCATCGATGGCGGGAGGGCGCCCGGTTACAGCGACTGGGGTCCGTTTGAACTGCAGCTGGTATTCACGACCCTTCACTTGACCAGCCCTGTCGAGGGAATGACATATCGTGGCGAATCCCTTCCGCCGCTCGTTGTGAGCGGTCTTCATCCTGATATCGAGGGGGAACTCCGGGGGGTTGAAATCCAGTTGCATCGCATCGGCGGCGAGGGTCCAGCCATCTTTTCGGCAACGAACCCGCCATTCGCTGCGAGTCCATACTCTATGTTGCCAGGCAATTATGTCGCCATTGCGATTGGCACCAACAACGAGGGTCGCGAATTCGTCTCGCCTGCTGTCACGTTCAAGATTTTGCCAGCCCACGACCGGTTCGAATCGGCATTCCAGATGCCGCATTATCCATCAAGTTGGAGTGGCGACCTGGCGTTGGCGGGCTTTGAGAAAAACGAGCCGAGGCCGTACAAAGATGTTGCGGGCTCGGTATGGTCTCGATGGACGGCTCCACTCAGCGCCCCTGTTGACATCACGCTCCGATCGGCGGCCCAAGCCCGGGTCGCGGCCTTCAAGGGCGGCAGTTTGAAATCGCTGAAGCAGATTCAATTACGGAGCACGTCGCCGGAATCATTTCAATTCAATGCGATCGCCGGAGAAACGTATCACTTCGCCGTTTATCATCGCGGTTCCCGCGCGTCCGTCCTGCCGGCGCCCTTCGAGCTGTCATTCGGAATGCCGCTGGTTGAGATCGCAAGTCCGGCGGATCAGGCAGTGATTACGGATCGGCAGGCGCTTCCGCTCGGAATTAGGTTGCTGTACCTGGAACCAGGGAGCGTTGATACAGTTCGTTACTTCATTAACGGAATTCCCGTCGGAACGAACACTGCGCCGCCCTTCGACAATAGCATCTCCAATTTGTGGCCGGGAACACATACGGTGCACGCTCGCGTACAACTGTCGGATACGGGTGAAATCGAGACGCCGCGGGTGTCGGTCAAAGTGCTGCTTGCCAATGATCATTTTGCAAATGCCGCGCCCCTCGAGGGCGAATTCATCACCTTTGCTCAATTGCACGGTGCCACCGCTGAACCGGATGAGTCACTCGTCGGATTCGGATACAAATCCGCCTGGTGGACATGGATGGCCCCGGAATCCGGACGATTTCGCATTCACGCCGAGGGGCACACAAACATGGTCTGGCTGCACGTGTTCACAGGCACAAGTCTGGAACATCTCGAAACAGTGAACTCCGGGCCAATGCAGGTTACGTCTTTTCTCGAGTTTGTGGCTGTCGCAGGAACGACGTATCACATCGCGCTTCAGGCGGAGAAGCCCTCGGACGGAACACTTCGTATGCGGATGATCCGTCCACCCGTGAACGACCATTTCGCGAGCAGGACGGAGATTTTCGGGACGAACGCGTTGCTTGCAGCGCATTTGCTGGAAGCCACACAGGAGCCGGGTGAACCTGTGCCACCGTTTGGCTGTGGATATACGGGGCGTTCCGTCTGGTGGACGTGGACGGCCTTGGAATCGGGCGAAGTTCGGATTGATGCACGGTCAGTCGACTGCATTCGCATCGGAGCCTTCACCGGAAATTCGATCACGAATCTGGCAATGGTGGCCTTTGAAAGTGACTGGCTTAGTTTCGAGGCGGTGGCGGGCGTGACGTATCAGCTCGTCATGAACAACTCCCGCGAGCTCGAGAACATTGAAGCGCAGTTTACGTTCATCCCAAAGCCGATCAACGACGCTTTCGTTGACAGGATCCGCCTCGAAGGCACAAGCATCGCGGTCACAAGTGCAATACTGGGCGCTGGCTTTGAGACAGGCGAACCGGTGCACCTTGATTGGTGGTTTGGGCCGCGCAGCGCGTGGTACGAATGGACGGCCCCCGCGAGCGGGACTGTGCGGATAACATCGTTTTCAACCTTTCCGACTGCGGTCCTGGATGCATATGAAGGCGATACATTCGAGACTTTGCGGTCTTTGAATATTGGTTGGAATCCCCAACAATTCACCGCGGTGGCGGGCAGGACGTATTACCTGGCGCTCGGGAGTTACGGGATTTTGCACGAGCCCGTCTCATTCCAGATGGATTTGTTGCCGTCGGCTTTGCACGCTGGTGCCGGGGGTGCTGTGAATAGTTCATCTCGGCCGGGTTTGAACACGCTTACCCCTGCATTGCCGATTGAACTCATCAGAGTTGGCGAAACACGGATTGAGCTGCGATGGCCGGCGAGGGCGAAGTTGGAGTCCGCGTCCAGCCCAGACCCGGCAGGATCGTGGACGGCCGTCGATGGAGACGCTGCGGTCGAGATCGGAGGACAACGGAGACTGCAAATGCCGGCGACGAACACGGCGCAATTCTTCCGTCTCCGCTAA